A single Curtobacterium sp. MCSS17_015 DNA region contains:
- the aceE gene encoding pyruvate dehydrogenase (acetyl-transferring), homodimeric type: protein MTVNDQDPRSTAGQDQDPEETAEWRESLDGLVATHGHQRAREIMQSLLKRSNELHLGVPMVPTTDYVNTIAPEDEPEFPGDEELERRYRRWIRWNAAVTVHRAQRPGISVGGHISTYASSAAMYEVGYNHFFRAQDHPSGGDQVFFQGHASPGMYARAYMEGRLSEDQLDGFRQEKSHAGGGLSSYPHPRLMPHFWQFPTVSMGIGPINAIYQAQQAKYLSNRGIKDASEQQVWAFLGDGEMDEVESRGQLQVAANDGLDNLNFVINCNLQRLDGPVRGNGKIIQELEAFFRGAGWNVIKVVWGREWDDLLARDTEGALLNLMNQTPDGDYQTYKAENGAYVRENFFGRDPKALELVEDYTDDQIWNLKRGGHDYRKVYAAFKAATEHKGQPTVILAKTVKGYGLGPSFEGRNATHQMKKLTLDNLKQFRDEMRIPVTDAQLEENPYTPPYYHPGNDDEAIQYMHERRRELGGYVPERRTKYTQVNLPDESKYQVVKKGSGKQEVATTMAFARLLKDLLRSPDFGNRVVPIIPDEARTFGMDAYFPTAKIYNPNGQHYTSVDRELLLAYKESPQGQIIHVGINEAGALAAFTAVGTSYSTQGEPLIPVYVFYSMFGFQRTGDAIWAAGDQMARGFMIGATAGRTTLTGEGLQHADGHSPLLAASNPAVVSYDPAYGYEIGHIVRSGLERMYGTNEDGTPSHDDPNVMYYLTVYNEPLVQPAEPEGVDVDGIVKGMYLLKASEHDGPKAQLLASGVAVPWILEAQELLASDWGVSADVWSVTSWGELYRDGVDAEQHAFLNPNEQPRTPYVTERLLGTEGPVVAVSDFMHAVQEQIRPFVPADYATLGADGFGFSDTRPAARRFFHIDGPSVVVRTLQQLVRQGKLDASVLQQAIDKYRLHDVTAGTTGSAGGES from the coding sequence GTGACGGTGAACGACCAGGACCCGCGCAGCACCGCAGGGCAGGACCAGGACCCGGAGGAGACCGCCGAGTGGCGTGAGTCCCTCGACGGTCTCGTCGCGACGCACGGGCACCAGCGGGCGCGCGAGATCATGCAGAGCCTGCTGAAGCGCTCGAACGAGCTGCACCTCGGCGTGCCGATGGTCCCGACGACGGACTACGTCAACACGATCGCCCCCGAGGACGAGCCCGAGTTCCCGGGCGACGAAGAGCTCGAACGCCGCTACCGCCGGTGGATCCGCTGGAACGCGGCCGTCACCGTGCACCGCGCGCAGCGCCCCGGCATCTCGGTCGGCGGCCACATCTCGACGTACGCGTCGAGTGCTGCCATGTACGAGGTCGGCTACAACCACTTCTTCCGTGCGCAGGACCACCCGTCCGGCGGCGACCAGGTCTTCTTCCAGGGCCACGCCTCCCCCGGCATGTACGCCCGCGCCTACATGGAGGGGCGTCTCAGCGAAGACCAGCTCGACGGCTTCCGACAGGAGAAGTCGCACGCCGGCGGCGGACTCTCCTCGTACCCGCACCCGCGCCTCATGCCGCACTTCTGGCAGTTCCCGACCGTGTCGATGGGCATCGGTCCGATCAACGCGATCTACCAGGCACAGCAGGCCAAGTACCTGTCGAACCGTGGCATCAAGGACGCCTCGGAGCAGCAGGTCTGGGCGTTCCTCGGCGACGGCGAGATGGACGAGGTCGAGTCCCGCGGTCAGCTCCAGGTCGCGGCGAACGACGGTCTCGACAACCTCAACTTCGTCATCAACTGCAACCTGCAGCGCCTCGACGGCCCCGTCCGTGGCAACGGCAAGATCATCCAGGAGCTCGAGGCGTTCTTCCGCGGTGCGGGCTGGAACGTCATCAAGGTCGTCTGGGGCCGCGAGTGGGACGACCTGCTCGCCCGCGACACCGAGGGCGCGCTCCTCAACCTCATGAACCAGACGCCGGACGGCGACTACCAGACGTACAAGGCCGAGAACGGTGCCTACGTGCGCGAGAACTTCTTCGGGCGTGACCCGAAGGCGCTCGAGCTGGTCGAGGACTACACCGACGACCAGATCTGGAACCTCAAGCGCGGTGGCCACGACTACCGCAAGGTCTACGCCGCGTTCAAGGCCGCGACCGAGCACAAGGGCCAGCCGACCGTCATCCTGGCCAAGACGGTCAAGGGCTACGGCCTCGGCCCGAGCTTCGAGGGGCGCAACGCGACCCACCAGATGAAGAAGCTCACGCTCGACAACCTCAAGCAGTTCCGCGACGAGATGCGCATCCCGGTCACCGACGCGCAGCTCGAGGAGAACCCGTACACCCCGCCGTACTACCACCCGGGCAACGACGACGAGGCGATCCAGTACATGCACGAGCGCCGCCGTGAACTCGGTGGCTACGTGCCGGAGCGTCGCACGAAGTACACGCAGGTCAACCTGCCCGACGAGTCGAAGTACCAGGTCGTCAAGAAGGGCTCCGGCAAGCAGGAGGTCGCCACGACGATGGCGTTCGCCCGCCTGCTGAAGGACCTGCTCCGGTCGCCGGACTTCGGCAACCGCGTGGTCCCGATCATCCCGGACGAGGCGCGCACGTTCGGCATGGACGCGTACTTCCCGACCGCGAAGATCTACAACCCGAACGGCCAGCACTACACGTCGGTCGACCGCGAACTCCTCCTGGCCTACAAGGAGAGCCCGCAGGGCCAGATCATCCACGTCGGCATCAACGAGGCGGGCGCCCTCGCGGCCTTCACCGCGGTCGGCACCTCGTACTCGACGCAGGGCGAACCGCTCATCCCGGTCTACGTCTTCTACTCGATGTTCGGCTTCCAGCGCACCGGCGACGCGATCTGGGCCGCCGGCGACCAGATGGCCCGCGGGTTCATGATCGGTGCCACCGCCGGTCGCACCACCCTGACCGGCGAGGGTCTGCAGCACGCGGACGGCCACTCGCCGCTCCTCGCGGCGTCGAACCCGGCCGTCGTCTCGTACGACCCCGCGTACGGGTACGAGATCGGGCACATCGTCCGCTCCGGCCTCGAGCGCATGTACGGCACGAACGAGGACGGCACGCCGTCGCACGACGACCCGAACGTCATGTACTACCTCACGGTCTACAACGAGCCGCTCGTGCAGCCGGCCGAGCCGGAGGGCGTCGACGTCGACGGCATCGTCAAGGGCATGTACCTGCTCAAGGCGAGCGAACACGACGGCCCCAAGGCCCAGCTGCTCGCGTCCGGTGTCGCCGTGCCGTGGATCCTCGAGGCGCAGGAGCTCCTGGCCTCGGACTGGGGCGTGTCGGCTGACGTCTGGAGCGTCACCAGCTGGGGTGAGCTCTACCGCGACGGTGTGGACGCCGAGCAGCACGCGTTCCTCAACCCGAACGAACAGCCGCGCACCCCGTACGTCACCGAGCGCCTGCTCGGTACCGAGGGTCCGGTCGTGGCGGTGAGCGACTTCATGCACGCCGTGCAGGAGCAGATCCGCCCGTTCGTCCCGGCCGACTACGCCACGCTCGGCGCGGACGGCTTCGGCTTCTCGGACACCCGTCCGGCAGCACGCCGCTTCTTCCACATCGACGGTCCCTCGGTCGTCGTGCGGACGCTGCAGCAGCTGGTCCGCCAGGGCAAGCTCGACGCCTCCGTCCTGCAGCAGGCGATCGACAAGTACCGCCTGCACGACGTGACGGCCGGCACCACCGGCAGCGCGGGCGGCGAGAGCTGA
- a CDS encoding peroxiredoxin, with product MALEIGSLAPDFELPNQFGEHVRLSDHRGRRPVALVFFPLAFSSTCTDELCTLQDNIAMFQDQRIELIGISVDSKATLRSFAQVNGYDFELLADFWPHGAVSKEYGVFLEQKGFATRATFVIDVDGRIKASIITEPGVARDVTEYRAALDRLAACAAPVSVG from the coding sequence ATGGCACTGGAGATCGGCTCACTCGCGCCGGACTTCGAGCTCCCGAACCAGTTCGGTGAGCACGTCCGACTCAGCGACCACCGCGGACGCCGCCCGGTCGCCCTCGTCTTCTTCCCGCTCGCGTTCTCGTCCACCTGCACTGATGAGCTCTGCACGCTGCAGGACAACATCGCGATGTTCCAGGACCAGCGCATCGAGCTGATCGGCATCTCGGTCGACTCCAAGGCGACGCTGCGTTCCTTCGCGCAGGTCAACGGCTACGACTTCGAGCTGCTCGCGGACTTCTGGCCGCACGGTGCCGTGTCCAAGGAGTACGGCGTCTTCCTCGAGCAGAAGGGCTTCGCCACCCGCGCGACCTTCGTCATCGACGTGGACGGTCGCATCAAGGCCTCGATCATCACCGAGCCGGGCGTCGCCCGGGACGTGACGGAGTACCGGGCGGCCCTCGACCGCCTCGCGGCCTGTGCCGCGCCGGTCTCCGTCGGCTGA
- a CDS encoding alpha/beta hydrolase yields MHPDAYAPYPVVGDPARWGLTTTTVSTSAGPTVVRHRPGARPLLFLHGVAGSWTTWTPLLSAAGNVVGRGLVLVDLPGWGSSPAPAVPLDVDESSQVIVEVLDALGLDQADVVGHSMGAFVGLHLAVTRPDRVRSLGLVSGTTFATATAARHPVRALRTLPAFTLLRAGLAVTRRAAHGLLRGLARIGLLPLLAGPVFATVRRLDPSVLRAFVEEFRPVGFLGAARSAARYDTRRWAGVRCPVVAVSGRQDVFARVDDLARLGGVLPDVRTVLLEDCGHFAHVERPGAVVRELFS; encoded by the coding sequence GTGCACCCCGACGCGTACGCGCCGTACCCCGTCGTCGGCGACCCTGCTCGGTGGGGCCTCACCACGACGACGGTGTCGACGAGTGCCGGCCCGACCGTGGTCCGGCACCGACCGGGTGCGCGTCCGCTGTTGTTCCTGCACGGTGTCGCCGGGTCGTGGACCACGTGGACGCCGCTCCTGTCCGCAGCGGGTAACGTCGTCGGCCGTGGACTCGTCCTGGTCGACCTGCCGGGGTGGGGTTCCTCACCCGCGCCGGCGGTCCCGCTCGACGTCGACGAGTCGTCACAGGTGATCGTCGAGGTGCTCGACGCCCTCGGCCTCGACCAGGCCGACGTCGTCGGGCACTCCATGGGGGCCTTCGTCGGCCTCCACCTCGCGGTGACCCGGCCGGACCGGGTGCGCTCCCTCGGCCTCGTCTCCGGCACCACCTTCGCCACGGCGACCGCCGCGCGCCACCCGGTCCGGGCCCTCCGGACACTGCCGGCCTTCACGCTCCTGCGCGCCGGGCTCGCCGTGACCCGGCGGGCTGCCCACGGCCTCCTGCGCGGACTCGCCCGGATCGGACTGCTCCCGCTGCTCGCCGGGCCGGTGTTCGCCACCGTCCGGCGACTCGACCCGAGTGTGCTGCGGGCGTTCGTCGAGGAGTTCCGTCCGGTGGGCTTCCTCGGCGCGGCCCGGTCGGCCGCCCGCTACGACACCCGGCGATGGGCCGGGGTGCGATGCCCGGTCGTGGCGGTCTCGGGGCGGCAGGACGTGTTCGCTCGGGTCGACGACCTCGCGCGTCTGGGTGGTGTCCTGCCGGACGTCCGCACGGTCCTCCTGGAGGACTGCGGGCACTTCGCGCACGTCGAACGTCCCGGCGCGGTGGTCCGCGAACTGTTCAGCTGA
- a CDS encoding L,D-transpeptidase produces the protein MTEPSAPPHGNPRRWWIVGAGALAVVVAAGTVAWSLAALPLAFHDAVISQLLDGSQVDARNQWTTATPKAPLVPLYAAPDADAAPVATLSSSVSTLNTPTATAVWGRTAGEDGGMVLVSTPSRNRTPGDGGVAEAPSSTFAWARAADFTLASIDREVRIDNATSTIAIVHRDGTTETSETARLGTPEDPTPADTKTYMEANYVDPQVPYTQGHPIALTGAHSSKLAGYGGNAALTALHFYPDPTGSSHGCVRVTAAMTDALATLPIGTPIEFS, from the coding sequence ATGACGGAACCGTCAGCACCGCCGCACGGCAACCCACGACGCTGGTGGATCGTCGGGGCCGGGGCGCTCGCCGTCGTGGTCGCCGCCGGCACGGTTGCGTGGTCACTCGCCGCACTGCCCCTGGCGTTCCACGACGCCGTGATCAGCCAGCTCCTCGACGGTTCCCAGGTCGACGCCCGCAACCAGTGGACGACCGCGACGCCGAAGGCCCCCCTCGTCCCGCTCTACGCCGCACCCGACGCCGACGCTGCCCCGGTCGCGACACTGTCCTCGTCGGTGTCGACCCTGAACACGCCGACCGCGACCGCCGTGTGGGGTCGTACGGCTGGCGAAGACGGTGGCATGGTCCTCGTCTCGACGCCCTCCCGGAACCGGACCCCGGGTGACGGCGGGGTCGCCGAAGCCCCGAGTTCGACCTTCGCCTGGGCCCGCGCCGCCGACTTCACGCTCGCGAGCATCGACCGCGAGGTCCGGATCGACAACGCGACGTCCACGATCGCGATCGTGCACCGCGACGGCACCACGGAGACGAGCGAGACCGCACGGCTCGGCACCCCGGAAGACCCGACACCCGCTGACACGAAGACCTACATGGAGGCGAACTACGTCGATCCGCAGGTCCCGTACACGCAGGGACACCCGATCGCACTGACCGGGGCGCACTCGTCGAAGCTCGCCGGGTACGGCGGCAACGCGGCCCTCACCGCGCTGCACTTCTACCCGGACCCGACCGGCTCGTCGCACGGCTGCGTCCGCGTCACGGCCGCGATGACGGACGCGCTCGCGACGCTGCCGATCGGCACGCCGATCGAGTTCAGCTGA
- a CDS encoding lipoprotein, translated as MRRSPAVVVAAVLVALLTGCSAPAADTSSVAPPWPRPTDLAHRADEAGLEDVWGERLVKHVHTHLTITDGDTPVVVPGNVGHSKSQRFAAQLHTHDTSGILHVESPTRWTFTLGQFFDEWGVSLGPAHVGGLRGELTVWVDGKRYFGNPRSIELTNRRDIGLGVTTIGEVPHRPAPFDWPPQYR; from the coding sequence ATGCGCCGCTCCCCCGCCGTCGTCGTCGCCGCCGTGCTCGTCGCCCTGCTCACCGGTTGCTCGGCGCCCGCGGCCGACACGAGTTCGGTCGCACCGCCGTGGCCACGTCCGACGGACCTGGCGCACCGTGCCGACGAGGCCGGACTCGAGGACGTCTGGGGCGAACGTCTGGTCAAGCACGTCCACACGCACCTGACCATCACCGACGGTGACACCCCGGTCGTGGTGCCGGGGAACGTGGGCCACTCGAAGTCGCAGCGCTTCGCCGCACAGCTGCACACGCACGACACGTCGGGCATCCTGCACGTCGAGTCCCCGACCCGTTGGACGTTCACGCTCGGGCAGTTCTTCGACGAGTGGGGCGTCTCGCTGGGGCCGGCACACGTCGGCGGGCTGCGCGGTGAGCTCACGGTGTGGGTGGACGGCAAGCGGTACTTCGGCAACCCGCGGTCCATCGAGCTGACGAACCGGCGCGACATCGGGCTCGGCGTGACGACGATCGGTGAGGTCCCGCATCGTCCGGCGCCGTTCGACTGGCCGCCGCAGTACCGCTGA
- a CDS encoding glycosyltransferase, producing MAIIGTRGYPSSYGGFETAVRYIAPYLADHGWDVTVYGRPGTTSEELEADERIGTVTTRGVQSKSLSTLSFGLTSSLHALWKRPDVALVMNVANGFWLPLLRARGIRTVVNVDGIEWERAKWGRLARTTFRTGARFTARWATEIIVDAKAIGAHWLEDFGRAGHFIPYGGEAKESTDPAPLPKGTYVLVVARFVPENTIAEFFEAAPALAETHEVVMVGSTGFGGDLDDRARQLAEQHPRISWLGHVSDDDLLHALWADAGAYFHGHSVGGTNPALVQAMALGAPVVARDTLYNREVLGEEAEFTDPDAASIVTSIRSVLADPQRRAALSTSAKRRAAEVYTWEKVCAAYEQLLRAQCGPGRPTERDAVDERAADDEPTSDLAQRRLRSNARGMGARRPRRRRVG from the coding sequence GTGGCGATCATCGGCACGCGTGGCTACCCGAGTTCCTACGGCGGGTTCGAGACCGCCGTCCGGTACATCGCGCCGTACCTCGCCGACCACGGATGGGACGTCACCGTCTACGGCCGCCCTGGGACCACTTCGGAGGAGCTCGAGGCAGACGAGCGCATCGGAACCGTCACCACCCGTGGTGTGCAGAGCAAGTCGCTCAGCACCCTGAGCTTCGGTCTGACGTCGTCGCTCCATGCCCTCTGGAAGCGGCCCGACGTCGCACTCGTGATGAACGTCGCGAACGGCTTCTGGCTGCCGCTCCTCCGTGCTCGCGGGATCCGGACCGTCGTGAACGTCGACGGCATCGAGTGGGAACGCGCGAAGTGGGGCCGCTTGGCACGGACGACGTTCCGGACGGGCGCCCGCTTCACCGCTCGGTGGGCAACGGAGATCATCGTCGACGCGAAGGCGATCGGAGCACACTGGCTGGAGGACTTCGGGCGCGCCGGTCACTTCATCCCCTACGGGGGCGAAGCGAAGGAGTCGACGGATCCGGCGCCACTGCCCAAGGGCACCTACGTCCTCGTCGTCGCTCGCTTCGTCCCGGAGAACACCATCGCCGAGTTCTTCGAGGCCGCGCCTGCACTCGCAGAGACCCACGAAGTCGTGATGGTCGGTTCCACGGGCTTCGGAGGCGATCTGGACGACCGTGCTCGGCAGCTGGCAGAGCAGCATCCTCGCATCAGCTGGCTCGGACACGTGAGCGACGACGACCTCCTGCACGCACTCTGGGCCGACGCCGGCGCGTACTTCCACGGACACAGTGTCGGTGGGACGAACCCCGCGCTCGTCCAGGCGATGGCACTGGGCGCCCCGGTCGTCGCACGGGACACGCTGTACAACCGTGAAGTCCTCGGCGAGGAAGCGGAGTTCACGGACCCTGACGCCGCCTCCATCGTCACGTCGATCCGATCGGTCCTCGCTGATCCGCAACGCCGGGCCGCTCTGAGCACGTCGGCGAAGCGTCGAGCCGCCGAGGTCTACACCTGGGAGAAGGTCTGTGCAGCGTACGAGCAGCTCCTGCGGGCGCAGTGCGGACCGGGACGCCCCACAGAGCGTGACGCCGTGGACGAACGTGCCGCCGATGACGAGCCGACATCCGACCTGGCGCAACGACGTCTCCGCAGCAACGCGCGAGGGATGGGCGCTCGACGGCCTCGCCGCCGTCGGGTCGGGTGA
- a CDS encoding acyl-CoA desaturase — protein MTTTPIQAGYTRTRPAVGNRGSSTSTYSAVLAQVKEHDLLRRRTGFYWSLFGSLVGTLALAWVAFALLGHSWFQLIVAGALGVLFTQFAFLSHEAAHRQVFASQRWNDRAGRYVGTFLVGLSYSWWMNKHTRHHGNPNTIGKDPDIAPGVIRFTPEDAAVTKGPRGLFTRFQGWLFFPLLTLEGVNLHWSAVRTVLTGGDTKADLRNRMLEATLLVLRFGIYLTIVFWFLPFGMACAFLGVQLAVFGVMMGASFAPNHKGMPTIAHDAKVDFFSRQVRTSRNIRGGWWVSFLMGGLNYQVEHHLFPSMPRPALKQARLLVREHCETLDVPYTETTLLRSYGIVVRYLNRVGLAARDPFTCPMVSQLRIH, from the coding sequence TTGACCACCACCCCGATCCAGGCCGGCTACACCCGCACCCGCCCCGCCGTCGGCAATCGCGGGTCCAGCACCTCCACGTACTCGGCGGTCCTCGCGCAGGTCAAGGAACACGACCTGCTCCGCCGCCGCACCGGTTTCTACTGGTCCCTGTTCGGCTCGCTCGTCGGCACACTCGCCCTCGCCTGGGTGGCGTTCGCCCTCCTCGGTCACTCGTGGTTCCAGCTCATCGTCGCCGGCGCGCTCGGCGTGCTCTTCACGCAGTTCGCCTTCCTGTCGCACGAGGCCGCGCACCGTCAGGTGTTCGCCTCGCAGCGCTGGAACGACCGTGCGGGCCGGTACGTCGGCACGTTCCTGGTCGGTCTGAGCTACTCGTGGTGGATGAACAAGCACACCCGCCATCACGGCAACCCGAACACGATCGGCAAGGACCCCGACATCGCCCCCGGTGTCATCCGCTTCACCCCGGAGGACGCGGCGGTCACCAAGGGGCCGCGAGGGCTCTTCACCCGGTTCCAGGGGTGGCTGTTCTTCCCACTCCTGACGCTCGAGGGCGTCAACCTGCACTGGTCCGCCGTCCGGACCGTGCTGACGGGCGGTGACACCAAGGCCGACCTCCGCAACCGCATGCTCGAGGCCACGCTCCTCGTCCTGCGCTTCGGCATCTACCTCACCATCGTGTTCTGGTTCCTGCCCTTCGGGATGGCGTGCGCGTTCCTCGGGGTGCAGCTCGCCGTCTTCGGCGTGATGATGGGCGCTTCCTTCGCCCCGAACCACAAGGGCATGCCGACCATCGCCCACGACGCGAAGGTCGACTTCTTCTCGCGCCAGGTCCGCACATCGCGGAACATCCGCGGCGGATGGTGGGTGTCCTTCCTCATGGGCGGCCTGAACTACCAGGTCGAGCACCACCTGTTCCCGTCCATGCCGCGCCCGGCGCTCAAGCAGGCCCGCTTGCTCGTCCGCGAGCACTGCGAGACGCTCGACGTCCCGTACACCGAGACGACCCTCCTCCGTTCGTACGGCATCGTCGTCCGCTACCTGAACCGCGTCGGCCTCGCCGCCCGTGACCCGTTCACCTGCCCGATGGTCTCGCAGCTCCGCATCCACTGA
- a CDS encoding TetR/AcrR family transcriptional regulator: protein MATASGPIPKATERMAGSRRRESTLAAAATVFAREGYHGATTERIAKAAGISQPYVVRMFGSKENLFLAVIEGCLEAVLDAFRAALDEDRPGTVESRLGEAYQALATEDGVHLIVMQSYMLGADPVIGPVARDGFTRILRFLVDEAGLAPSAAETFLAKGMLINTLLGMRLYDHDDDLARRFTATVFGPGPAGPGPSGA from the coding sequence ATGGCGACAGCAAGCGGCCCGATCCCGAAGGCAACGGAGCGCATGGCCGGCAGTCGACGGCGAGAGTCCACCCTCGCCGCTGCGGCCACCGTGTTCGCGCGCGAGGGGTACCACGGCGCCACCACCGAGCGGATCGCGAAGGCCGCCGGGATCAGCCAGCCCTACGTCGTCCGCATGTTCGGCTCCAAGGAGAACCTGTTCCTCGCGGTCATCGAAGGGTGCCTCGAGGCGGTGCTCGACGCGTTCCGCGCAGCACTCGACGAGGACCGGCCCGGCACCGTCGAGTCGCGGCTCGGCGAGGCGTACCAGGCCCTGGCGACCGAGGACGGCGTCCACCTCATCGTCATGCAGTCGTACATGCTCGGCGCGGACCCTGTCATCGGCCCCGTGGCGCGGGACGGGTTCACGCGGATCCTCCGCTTCCTGGTCGACGAGGCCGGACTCGCACCGTCGGCAGCCGAGACCTTCCTCGCGAAGGGCATGCTCATCAACACGCTGCTCGGCATGCGCCTGTACGACCACGACGACGACCTCGCGCGTCGCTTCACCGCGACGGTGTTCGGCCCGGGTCCGGCAGGGCCCGGGCCGAGCGGAGCGTGA
- a CDS encoding glycosyltransferase: MRILFSGVPALGHLLPLVPLARTAQAAGHDVALLTSGGMRDALAAELPTVPLLAAGPMPSALFAEVARRIPGSDPANRPEPADVAEFFAGTRVDLTVDDALREATTWSPDVVVADAVDLVGPLVAAALGIPYAVVAFGPEVPDAFRRPMTDLVLPRYTQRGLVPSPPVALLDPTPASLQAPGWTQHPVTVPFRSEPHSRPGERAPLAPFPASHRRPRVLVTLGTVFGDAALLQTIIDGFHPDEADVLATVGVIGDHLADSEHVHFVPFRPMRELLDGVDVVVSAAGAGTVLAAASAGVPMVLLPQGADQFINAARAAETGMAVVVDRAEAVGSAVHRMLAGSAHADAARRLRAETEQRPSATDAISELVARVRRVAIAEQG; the protein is encoded by the coding sequence ATGCGCATCCTCTTCTCCGGTGTTCCCGCACTCGGACACCTGCTCCCCCTCGTCCCGCTCGCCCGCACCGCCCAGGCGGCGGGGCACGACGTCGCCCTCCTCACCAGCGGGGGCATGCGTGATGCACTCGCTGCCGAGCTGCCGACGGTGCCGCTCCTGGCGGCCGGGCCGATGCCGTCGGCGCTGTTCGCCGAGGTGGCCCGACGCATCCCGGGCAGCGACCCCGCGAACCGACCGGAACCCGCCGACGTCGCCGAGTTCTTCGCCGGCACCCGCGTCGACCTGACCGTCGACGACGCCCTGCGAGAGGCGACCACCTGGTCGCCCGACGTCGTCGTGGCCGACGCCGTCGACCTGGTCGGGCCGCTCGTCGCGGCGGCACTCGGCATCCCGTACGCCGTCGTCGCGTTCGGCCCGGAGGTCCCCGACGCGTTCCGCCGGCCCATGACGGACCTCGTCCTCCCCCGCTACACCCAGCGCGGCCTCGTCCCGTCGCCGCCGGTGGCGCTGCTCGACCCGACCCCGGCGTCGCTCCAGGCGCCCGGGTGGACGCAGCACCCCGTGACCGTCCCCTTCCGGTCCGAGCCGCACAGCCGGCCCGGCGAGCGCGCACCCCTGGCGCCGTTCCCGGCGTCGCACCGGCGGCCACGCGTCCTCGTGACACTGGGGACCGTCTTCGGTGACGCTGCGCTGTTGCAGACGATCATCGACGGGTTCCACCCCGACGAAGCAGACGTCCTCGCGACCGTCGGCGTCATCGGGGACCACCTCGCCGACAGCGAGCACGTCCACTTCGTCCCGTTCCGACCGATGCGCGAGCTGTTGGACGGCGTCGACGTCGTGGTCAGCGCTGCCGGTGCCGGTACCGTGCTCGCGGCGGCGAGTGCCGGCGTCCCGATGGTGCTGCTGCCCCAGGGTGCGGACCAGTTCATCAACGCCGCCCGCGCGGCGGAAACCGGCATGGCCGTCGTCGTGGACCGCGCGGAGGCCGTCGGTTCCGCGGTGCACCGGATGCTCGCCGGATCCGCGCACGCCGACGCCGCCCGACGGTTGCGTGCGGAGACCGAGCAGCGGCCGAGTGCCACCGACGCGATCAGCGAGCTCGTCGCCCGCGTGCGACGGGTGGCGATCGCCGAGCAGGGCTGA